The Lactiplantibacillus paraplantarum genome has a window encoding:
- a CDS encoding IS3 family transposase: protein MSLAERAVVDMSENAKYSQTKLLAVMNVPSSTFYSHKAPKSPTEHDLQDALIIEKIQEIVDAHEFNNSYGIKRMVQELADQYDIHTGEHRVHRLMQKIEYKSVITQSYKGNRGRPVVERDNLVKDIIIERPYQVLTTDVTYLVMPDKQKLYKASVLDWFTGDVIGAVVGYDMTSDLTKRALQTAMRQIPKSILNAETSIILHSDNGSHFISEEYEDTVSFYGLMHSFSSPGHPEHNTIIENYHSFFKSEFFNPRRLSWSINAIIAGAHRYDYWWNTTRISTKTRPAAIPLAA from the coding sequence GTCATGAATGTGCCCTCAAGCACTTTTTATTCGCACAAAGCTCCAAAATCGCCCACAGAACACGATTTACAAGACGCTCTGATAATCGAGAAAATTCAAGAAATCGTTGACGCGCACGAGTTCAATAATTCCTACGGAATTAAGCGTATGGTGCAGGAATTGGCCGATCAATATGACATACATACCGGTGAACACCGTGTTCATCGCTTGATGCAGAAGATTGAATATAAGTCTGTTATCACTCAGTCTTATAAAGGAAATCGCGGCCGTCCAGTTGTTGAACGCGACAATCTGGTTAAAGACATTATCATTGAACGACCATACCAAGTTCTCACAACTGATGTAACTTACCTGGTGATGCCAGATAAGCAGAAACTCTATAAAGCCAGCGTTCTAGACTGGTTTACCGGTGATGTCATTGGTGCCGTCGTTGGCTATGATATGACATCTGATTTAACTAAACGAGCACTTCAAACAGCTATGCGTCAAATTCCTAAATCGATTCTCAACGCCGAAACATCAATCATTTTGCACTCAGATAACGGTTCCCACTTCATCAGTGAGGAATACGAAGATACCGTCTCATTTTATGGCCTCATGCACTCATTCAGCTCACCGGGGCATCCCGAGCACAACACAATCATCGAAAACTATCACTCATTTTTCAAATCAGAATTCTTCAACCCACGTCGCTTAAGTTGGTCAATCAATGCGATTATTGCAGGAGCGCACCGCTATGACTACTGGTGGAACACCACCAGAATATCTACAAAGACCCGTCCGGCAGCTATACCACTTGCTGCTTAA
- a CDS encoding MerR family transcriptional regulator encodes MPKKPVHNLDISAVFEDDPTTIPARKDILGEAINTLNEKVKEIVDARDYLQWKIDNYDSHMIESENKL; translated from the coding sequence GTGCCAAAAAAGCCTGTCCATAATCTTGACATCAGCGCCGTGTTCGAAGACGACCCGACTACCATTCCAGCCCGTAAAGACATTCTAGGCGAAGCAATTAATACGCTTAACGAAAAGGTAAAAGAAATTGTTGATGCCCGTGATTATTTACAGTGGAAAATTGACAACTATGATTCTCACATGATTGAATCCGAAAATAAATTATAG
- a CDS encoding helix-turn-helix domain-containing protein, translating to MSKLDAYVAERSKKNPEFAQIVEQENINLEVAVKVRDLRENMGLSQREFASLIGKPQSTIARIENGSMNASTKILSEIAQATNQRLTIQFSPAF from the coding sequence ATGAGTAAACTTGATGCATACGTTGCTGAACGTAGTAAAAAAAATCCTGAATTTGCACAAATTGTTGAGCAAGAAAATATTAATTTAGAGGTAGCAGTGAAAGTTCGTGACCTTCGTGAAAATATGGGGTTGAGCCAACGTGAATTTGCCAGTTTGATTGGTAAACCACAATCAACGATTGCACGCATTGAAAATGGTTCGATGAATGCTTCAACAAAGATACTATCCGAGATCGCCCAAGCAACAAACCAACGGTTGACCATTCAATTTAGTCCAGCATTTTAA
- a CDS encoding type II toxin-antitoxin system RelE/ParE family toxin, producing the protein MEKFEFDYYDWAEFEQFLDQLPDKDAAKLIATIQNIENNGLLVAERQLWVKKLENNLYEIRSKRSSNIQRALYFQVKGSQYIITNAFTKKTQKTPENEKKIARNRRSQYLNKEENQ; encoded by the coding sequence ATGGAAAAATTTGAGTTTGATTATTACGATTGGGCTGAATTTGAACAGTTCTTAGATCAATTACCTGATAAAGATGCCGCTAAATTAATTGCAACCATTCAAAATATTGAAAATAATGGCCTCTTAGTGGCGGAAAGACAATTATGGGTAAAAAAGCTAGAAAATAATCTCTATGAAATTCGTTCTAAACGATCTTCAAACATTCAAAGGGCTCTTTACTTTCAAGTCAAAGGTAGTCAATACATTATTACTAACGCTTTCACGAAAAAAACGCAAAAGACACCTGAAAATGAAAAGAAAATCGCTCGGAATAGACGCAGTCAGTATTTGAATAAGGAGGAAAATCAATGA
- a CDS encoding site-specific integrase, producing MVQQIVLPIKDSNVLKMVQDTLLDSFRAGRRNYTIFQVGKATLLRVSDVMTLKKSDVYNPDGSVKNTAFIHDKKTGKANTLYLKPVQQDLLQYHDWLVQQNITSDWLFPSTSHPDRHITDKQFYKVMARVGDLLGINYLGTHTMRKTGAYRVYTQSNYNIGLVMHLLNHSSEAMTLTYLGLDQASRETMLDQIDFG from the coding sequence ATGGTGCAACAAATTGTCCTCCCCATCAAAGACTCCAACGTCTTAAAAATGGTACAAGACACCTTATTAGATAGTTTTCGGGCGGGTCGCCGCAACTACACTATCTTTCAAGTTGGCAAAGCCACTCTACTGCGGGTGAGTGATGTGATGACGTTAAAGAAATCGGATGTCTATAATCCCGATGGGTCTGTTAAAAACACGGCCTTTATTCATGATAAAAAGACAGGTAAAGCGAACACGTTATATTTAAAGCCCGTGCAACAAGACTTGTTGCAATATCATGATTGGCTAGTTCAACAGAATATCACTTCGGATTGGTTATTTCCCTCAACTTCCCATCCAGATCGACATATAACAGATAAGCAGTTTTATAAGGTGATGGCACGCGTTGGTGATCTATTAGGTATCAACTATCTAGGCACACATACGATGCGTAAAACAGGCGCTTACCGCGTCTATACACAGTCAAACTACAATATTGGTTTAGTCATGCACTTATTGAATCATTCGAGTGAGGCTATGACGCTTACTTATCTGGGGTTAGATCAAGCAAGTCGCGAAACAATGTTAGATCAAATTGATTTTGGGTAA